A region of Desulfolithobacter dissulfuricans DNA encodes the following proteins:
- the rsmB gene encoding 16S rRNA (cytosine(967)-C(5))-methyltransferase RsmB: MKNTSSPRSLAIQVLVAWHDSGEVIASHLDRIVFGRDLPARDRQLAVHLVRGVLRQLQYLDRVLASYSKTPPEKMKPLTLMALRVGILQLLFLDRIPASAAVNETVKALRQARQPRWLTGFVNGVLRRIAREHQEGRIPPPGKMDPPVRNHPDWLVTRWEKRFGRPLTEAICTANNLEPSLCLRTNTLKISPDELLHLLHRKDIKATPGRFAPGSIILPGHSGAVTSLPGFDEGLFQIQDEAAQLASLLLGPLRAGQNYLDGCAGLGGKSLHLAALLEHGAALTALEPDSRRFRLLRENLRRLGLLDRVTPAQTTLEDFSARTTERFAGILVDAPCSGTGVIRRQPDIRWNRKATDFPRYREKQLHLLDQAAALLASGGVLVYTTCSLEPEENEEVVADFLEKHPQFQLQSCRELLPEPARKLVDREGFFRPTPADGLDGFFGARMVRGDED; this comes from the coding sequence GTGAAAAACACCTCCAGCCCCCGCTCCCTTGCCATCCAGGTCCTGGTTGCCTGGCACGATTCCGGAGAGGTCATCGCCTCCCACCTGGACCGCATTGTCTTTGGCCGTGACCTTCCGGCCCGGGACCGGCAGCTGGCCGTCCACCTGGTCCGCGGCGTGCTCCGCCAGCTCCAGTACCTGGACCGCGTCCTGGCCAGCTACTCGAAAACACCGCCGGAGAAGATGAAACCGCTCACCCTGATGGCCCTGCGGGTCGGGATCCTGCAGCTGCTCTTCCTGGACCGGATCCCGGCGAGCGCCGCGGTCAACGAAACGGTCAAGGCCCTGCGCCAGGCCCGGCAGCCCCGCTGGCTGACCGGCTTTGTCAACGGGGTCCTGCGGCGAATCGCCCGGGAACACCAGGAGGGCCGTATTCCACCCCCCGGAAAAATGGATCCCCCGGTCCGCAACCACCCCGACTGGCTGGTGACCCGGTGGGAAAAGCGGTTTGGCCGGCCACTGACCGAGGCCATCTGCACGGCCAACAACCTGGAACCGAGCCTGTGCCTGCGGACCAACACCCTGAAAATTTCTCCGGACGAGCTGCTCCATCTCCTGCACCGCAAAGACATCAAGGCTACCCCGGGCCGCTTTGCACCGGGCAGCATCATCCTCCCCGGTCACAGCGGCGCGGTCACAAGCCTGCCCGGCTTTGACGAGGGACTCTTCCAGATCCAGGACGAAGCGGCCCAGCTGGCCAGCCTCCTGCTCGGACCGCTGCGGGCCGGACAGAACTACCTGGACGGGTGCGCCGGTCTGGGTGGCAAGAGCCTGCACCTGGCCGCCCTGCTGGAGCATGGAGCCGCGCTCACGGCGCTTGAGCCGGACAGCCGGCGGTTCCGCCTCCTGCGGGAAAACCTCCGGCGGCTCGGACTCCTGGACCGGGTCACCCCGGCACAGACCACCCTGGAGGATTTCAGCGCCCGGACCACAGAGCGGTTCGCCGGTATCCTCGTCGACGCCCCCTGCTCCGGAACCGGGGTCATCCGCCGGCAGCCCGATATCCGCTGGAACCGGAAAGCCACGGATTTTCCCCGATACCGGGAAAAACAGCTCCATCTCCTGGACCAGGCCGCCGCCCTGCTCGCTTCCGGCGGCGTGCTGGTCTACACCACCTGCTCGCTCGAACCCGAGGAAAACGAGGAGGTGGTGGCTGACTTCCTGGAGAAACATCCGCAATTCCAGCTCCAGAGCTGCAGGGAGCTGCTGCCGGAACCGGCCCGGAAGCTGGTCGACCGGGAGGGCTTTTTCCGCCCGACCCCGGCCGACGGGCTCGACGGCTTTTTCGGCGCCCGCATGGTCCGCGGAGATGAAGATTGA
- a CDS encoding amino acid ABC transporter substrate-binding protein, protein MVAVFLMISASLAMASTKDEVQKRGYLQCGVSTGLPGFSNPDEKGNWTGLDVDMCRAVAAAVLGDATKVKFVPLTAKERFTALQSGEIDMLSRNTTWTYTRDTSLGLNFAGTDYYDGQGFMVSKKLGVKSAKELNGAAVCIQAGTTTELNLADYFRQNKMEYQAVVFDTSDQTVKGFEAGRCDVLTSDQSQLYALRIKLANPDDAVVLPEVISKEPLGPVVRQGDDGWFNIVKWSLFAMINAEEMGVTSKNVDTMKNSSNPAVQRLLGTGGVKGSFLGLNDDWAYQIIKQVGNYGEMFDRNVGAGSPLKIARGLNALWSKGGIMYAPPIR, encoded by the coding sequence ATGGTGGCAGTTTTTCTGATGATTTCCGCCTCTCTGGCCATGGCATCCACCAAGGATGAGGTTCAGAAGCGCGGCTACCTGCAGTGCGGTGTATCCACCGGCCTGCCCGGATTCTCCAATCCGGATGAAAAGGGCAACTGGACCGGCCTGGACGTGGACATGTGCCGGGCAGTCGCCGCCGCAGTGCTTGGCGACGCAACCAAGGTCAAATTCGTCCCCCTGACCGCCAAGGAGCGTTTCACCGCCCTGCAGTCCGGCGAGATCGATATGCTTTCCCGGAACACCACCTGGACCTACACCCGCGACACCTCCCTGGGCCTGAATTTTGCCGGTACCGACTACTATGACGGCCAGGGCTTCATGGTTTCAAAGAAGCTCGGCGTCAAGAGCGCCAAGGAGCTCAACGGAGCCGCTGTCTGCATCCAGGCAGGTACCACCACCGAACTGAACCTGGCCGACTACTTCCGCCAGAACAAGATGGAATACCAGGCGGTTGTCTTCGACACCTCCGATCAGACCGTCAAGGGCTTCGAGGCCGGCCGCTGCGACGTACTGACCTCCGACCAGTCCCAGCTCTATGCCCTGCGCATCAAGCTGGCCAACCCCGACGACGCCGTGGTCCTGCCCGAGGTTATCTCCAAGGAGCCCCTGGGACCGGTTGTGCGCCAGGGTGATGACGGCTGGTTCAACATCGTCAAGTGGTCCCTGTTCGCCATGATCAATGCCGAGGAAATGGGTGTGACCTCCAAGAATGTCGACACCATGAAGAACTCCAGCAATCCGGCTGTACAGCGTCTGCTGGGCACCGGTGGCGTCAAGGGTTCCTTCCTGGGCCTGAACGATGACTGGGCCTACCAGATCATCAAGCAGGTGGGCAACTACGGTGAGATGTTCGATCGCAACGTGGGCGCCGGCTCGCCGCTGAAGATTGCCCGGGGTCTCAACGCCCTGTGGTCCAAGGGCGGTATCATGTACGCCCCGCCGATCCGCTAA
- a CDS encoding amino acid ABC transporter permease encodes MAPVTQTRPKSTSWWNSAQNRALVFQVLLAAAVIAFFVYIGRNTVHNLEQRGIATGFGFLNQKAGFGIIMHLIPYDESYTYGRTFLVGLLNTVLVSGLGIVFATILGFIVGVARLSPNWLISRMAAVYIETFRNVPLLLQIFFWYFAVLRALPAPRQSLHIGSGVFLNIRGVFLPRPIFEDGFGWVTGAFVFCIIATIILKRWATRRQEATGEQFPVFLTSLAAFLILPTLAFFLTGKPLHWEYPELKGFNFRGGIAVIPELTALLTALTIYTATFIAEIVRSGIQSVSHGQTEAAYALGLRPGKTLRLVIIPQAMRVIIPQLTSQYLNLTKNSSLATAIGYPDLVSVFAGTTLNQTGQALEVIAMTMSVYLSLSLLISLFMNWYNKRSMLKER; translated from the coding sequence ATGGCACCCGTGACACAGACTCGACCCAAATCGACTTCGTGGTGGAACAGCGCGCAGAACCGGGCCCTGGTTTTCCAGGTCCTGCTGGCGGCCGCTGTCATAGCCTTTTTCGTCTATATCGGCCGCAACACCGTGCACAACCTCGAACAGCGGGGTATTGCCACGGGTTTTGGCTTTCTGAACCAGAAGGCGGGATTCGGCATCATCATGCACCTTATCCCGTATGATGAGTCCTACACCTATGGCCGGACCTTCCTGGTCGGCCTGCTCAACACCGTGCTGGTTTCAGGGCTCGGTATTGTCTTTGCCACCATCCTGGGCTTTATCGTCGGCGTGGCCAGGCTGTCGCCCAACTGGCTGATTTCCCGGATGGCAGCGGTCTATATCGAGACCTTCCGTAATGTTCCCCTGCTGCTGCAGATTTTTTTCTGGTATTTCGCCGTGCTCCGGGCCCTGCCCGCGCCGCGGCAGAGTCTGCACATCGGCTCGGGGGTGTTTCTCAACATCCGCGGGGTGTTCCTGCCCAGGCCGATCTTTGAAGACGGGTTCGGCTGGGTGACCGGTGCCTTTGTTTTCTGTATTATTGCGACCATCATACTGAAGCGGTGGGCCACCAGGCGCCAGGAGGCCACCGGTGAACAGTTTCCGGTCTTCCTGACCTCGCTGGCCGCGTTCCTCATTCTGCCGACCCTGGCCTTTTTCCTCACCGGCAAGCCGCTGCACTGGGAGTATCCGGAGCTCAAGGGCTTCAACTTCCGCGGCGGTATCGCGGTGATCCCCGAGTTGACCGCTCTGCTCACAGCCCTGACCATCTACACCGCCACCTTTATCGCCGAGATTGTCCGCTCCGGTATCCAGTCGGTCAGCCACGGGCAGACCGAGGCGGCCTATGCGCTTGGCCTGCGGCCGGGCAAGACCTTGAGGCTGGTGATCATCCCCCAGGCCATGAGGGTGATTATTCCCCAGCTGACCAGTCAGTATCTGAATCTGACCAAGAACTCGTCCCTGGCCACGGCCATCGGCTATCCGGACCTGGTTTCCGTGTTCGCCGGGACCACGCTCAATCAGACCGGACAGGCTCTGGAGGTCATTGCCATGACCATGTCGGTCTACCTCAGTCTGAGTCTTCTGATCTCGCTGTTCATGAACTGGTATAACAAACGGAGCATGTTGAAGGAACGGTAA
- a CDS encoding GGDEF domain-containing response regulator, with protein MTEPRRPSLLLADDSRIVTKLLSRVLGEAGYRVTAVQSGDEALALAPRLMPDLILLDVDMPGLSGFEVCRRLKKDPALADIPVLFVTARNEKEDIVTGFAAGGQDYVTKPYTQEELLARVQTHLALKQAQEKLKASEARYRELAIRDDLTGFYNTRYLYQTLQGQLDMHRAQNRHLSVIFMDIDNFKNVVDTYGHLNGSRIIAELADVVRQGLPADCYGVSYGGDEFVIVLTGHDREQGRIMAEKIRRAIEEAEFLAEQGLSIHITVSCGLATFPDDAQTLTDLLAHADHALFAAKNQGKNHVTAFSEL; from the coding sequence ATGACCGAGCCCCGTAGACCATCACTGCTCCTGGCTGACGACAGCCGAATTGTCACCAAACTGCTCAGCCGGGTTCTGGGCGAGGCCGGTTACCGGGTAACCGCTGTCCAGAGCGGCGACGAGGCCCTGGCTCTGGCCCCCAGGTTGATGCCGGACCTGATCCTCCTCGATGTGGACATGCCCGGTCTCTCCGGCTTCGAGGTCTGCCGGCGGCTGAAGAAAGATCCGGCCCTGGCCGACATCCCGGTCCTCTTTGTCACCGCCCGCAATGAAAAGGAGGATATCGTCACCGGCTTTGCCGCCGGCGGCCAGGATTACGTGACCAAGCCCTATACCCAGGAAGAACTCCTGGCCCGGGTCCAGACCCACCTGGCCCTCAAGCAGGCCCAGGAAAAACTCAAGGCCTCCGAGGCCCGCTACCGGGAGCTGGCCATCCGCGACGACCTGACCGGCTTCTACAACACCCGCTACCTCTACCAGACCCTGCAGGGTCAGCTGGACATGCACCGGGCCCAGAACCGGCATCTGTCGGTGATATTCATGGACATCGACAATTTCAAGAACGTGGTCGACACCTATGGCCACTTAAACGGCAGCCGCATCATCGCCGAGCTGGCCGATGTGGTGCGCCAGGGGTTGCCCGCCGACTGCTACGGGGTCAGCTACGGTGGCGACGAATTTGTCATCGTCCTCACCGGTCACGACCGGGAACAGGGTCGAATCATGGCGGAAAAGATCCGCCGGGCCATCGAAGAGGCCGAGTTTCTGGCCGAACAGGGCCTCTCCATCCACATCACGGTCAGCTGCGGGCTGGCCACTTTCCCGGACGACGCCCAGACCCTGACCGACCTGCTGGCCCATGCCGACCACGCCCTGTTCGCGGCCAAGAACCAGGGTAAAAACCACGTCACCGCCTTTTCCGAACTGTGA